The following are encoded together in the Ktedonobacterales bacterium genome:
- a CDS encoding MMPL family transporter has translation SACSTSITMVQVTSKYGMLDPRSEALVQAIRNTPPPGRLHVLVDGGTAGIIDYVNTLYGAFPLALLVVALITYVVLMLLFRSLVLPLKAILMNLLSILASYGALVFIFQEGHLSNILRFTPLGFVEASTPILMFCALFGLSMDYEVFLLSRVRESWEATHDNRYSVAVGLERSGRIVTSAALIVVVVSLSFVSADMILVKALGLGMALAVLLDATLVRGLLVPATMRLLGSWNWWLPDWLARLLPARVHDPADGMLPAAQESFDTVSAQAKRGTTR, from the coding sequence GTTCCGCCTGTAGCACTAGCATCACGATGGTCCAGGTGACGAGCAAGTATGGCATGCTGGACCCGCGCTCGGAGGCGCTGGTGCAGGCGATCCGCAACACGCCGCCACCGGGTAGGCTGCATGTGCTGGTGGACGGCGGCACGGCGGGCATCATTGACTACGTGAATACGCTCTACGGCGCCTTTCCACTGGCGCTGCTGGTGGTCGCGCTCATCACCTATGTCGTGCTGATGCTGCTGTTCCGCTCGCTGGTGCTACCGCTGAAGGCAATTCTGATGAACCTGCTGTCTATCCTGGCGAGCTACGGCGCGCTGGTCTTCATCTTCCAGGAGGGCCACCTGAGCAACATCCTACGCTTCACGCCGCTCGGCTTCGTGGAGGCGTCTACGCCGATTCTGATGTTCTGCGCCCTCTTTGGCCTCTCGATGGACTACGAGGTCTTTCTGCTCTCGCGGGTGCGCGAAAGCTGGGAGGCGACGCATGATAACCGCTACAGCGTGGCGGTTGGTTTGGAACGCAGCGGGCGCATCGTGACCAGCGCCGCGCTGATCGTCGTGGTGGTGAGCCTGTCGTTTGTCTCCGCCGATATGATTCTGGTCAAGGCGCTGGGGTTAGGGATGGCGCTGGCGGTATTGTTGGATGCGACGCTGGTGCGCGGGCTGCTGGTACCCGCAACGATGCGGCTTCTGGGATCGTGGAACTGGTGGCTGCCGGACTGGCTGGCGCGCCTGCTGCCCGCGCGCGTCCATGACCCCGCAGACGGTATGCTGCCAGCGGCTCAGGAGTCTTTTGATACGGTCTCCGCACAGGCAAAACGCGGCACGACACGCTAA
- a CDS encoding lipocalin family protein — protein sequence MTFRTSNKKRVLLLALSLLVMALVGCGVPGTIATGGSLPPVPLLPQPTPFPPVRFPQDEAPHRDLTEWWYYTGHFTGQDSTGTTHRYGFEFVIFQNLRGDFAPVYAAHFAISDMFTGAFHYDQRLIQEPRAIIPNGTSNDGFHLALGDWTMQGLDGLDHLQAGMPDYQMKLDLQANKPPVLHGDNGLITLGPDGFSYYYSRTRMLLSGAVVDHGATMQVTGLAWMDHQWGNFLSLAGGGWDWYSIQLADDTELMLYFLRDLSGKVEATYATRVGPDGKEIVLSRGDFTSRALSSWTSPVTHATYPSGWRVAIKSLKLSLTLTPELRDQELVTTASTGVAYWEGAVAIQGQEAGRPIGGQGYVELTGYAPAA from the coding sequence ATGACATTTCGTACATCCAACAAGAAGCGTGTCTTATTGCTGGCGTTGAGCTTGCTGGTGATGGCACTGGTAGGCTGCGGTGTGCCTGGAACAATTGCCACAGGTGGGAGTCTGCCCCCTGTGCCACTGCTGCCTCAGCCAACGCCTTTTCCGCCGGTGCGCTTTCCGCAAGATGAAGCGCCTCACCGTGACCTGACCGAATGGTGGTATTATACCGGCCATTTTACCGGACAAGATAGCACTGGCACGACCCACCGATATGGTTTTGAGTTTGTCATCTTTCAGAATCTGCGCGGCGATTTTGCGCCGGTCTATGCGGCGCATTTCGCTATCTCGGATATGTTCACTGGCGCGTTCCACTATGACCAGCGTCTGATACAGGAGCCGCGCGCGATTATCCCCAATGGAACGTCAAACGATGGCTTCCACCTGGCACTGGGCGACTGGACCATGCAGGGGCTGGATGGACTTGACCACCTTCAGGCTGGTATGCCGGATTATCAGATGAAGCTTGATCTTCAGGCCAACAAGCCGCCAGTGCTGCATGGCGACAATGGCCTGATTACCCTTGGCCCGGACGGCTTTTCGTACTACTACTCGCGGACGCGCATGCTGCTGAGCGGCGCGGTGGTTGATCATGGAGCAACTATGCAGGTGACGGGTCTGGCCTGGATGGACCATCAGTGGGGCAATTTCTTGTCGCTGGCTGGCGGCGGGTGGGATTGGTACAGCATCCAGCTTGCGGATGATACCGAACTGATGTTGTACTTTCTCCGTGATCTATCGGGGAAGGTCGAGGCCACCTATGCGACCCGTGTCGGCCCGGATGGCAAAGAGATCGTGCTGAGCCGGGGCGATTTCACCAGCCGGGCGCTAAGTTCATGGACCAGCCCGGTGACGCACGCAACCTATCCCTCTGGCTGGCGGGTGGCAATCAAATCGCTCAAGCTCTCGCTGACGCTGACGCCAGAACTGCGCGATCAAGAGTTAGTGACGACGGCCTCGACAGGTGTGGCCTATTGGGAGGGCGCTGTTGCTATTCAAGGGCAGGAGGCAGGACGACCCATTGGCGGGCAGGGCTACGTCGAACTGACAGGCTATGCGCCTGCCGCTTGA
- a CDS encoding metallophosphoesterase family protein, whose amino-acid sequence MKVAAIYDIHGNLPALEAVLAEIDQAAPDLILVGGDVASGPMPRATLDRLMGLGERACFIRGNADRELINQFDGVLHVQDTSETFQAMTGWAAQQLDQRHRDFLASFAERAILTIDGLGDVLFCHGSPRSDEEVLTVATSDQRLQAALTEVEQAVVVCGHTHMQFDRQFGKVRIVNAGSVGMPYGDPGAYWLWLGPQVMLRQTRYDFEFAARLIRATEYPQAQEFADHNVLQPPTAAEAIEVFERMAAS is encoded by the coding sequence ATGAAGGTTGCTGCTATCTACGACATTCACGGCAATCTCCCTGCATTGGAAGCCGTACTGGCAGAGATCGACCAGGCGGCGCCTGATCTGATCCTGGTAGGTGGCGATGTGGCTTCAGGCCCGATGCCCAGAGCCACCCTGGATCGGCTGATGGGCCTTGGGGAGCGCGCATGCTTCATTCGCGGCAACGCTGACCGCGAGCTTATCAATCAGTTTGACGGCGTTTTGCACGTTCAAGACACTTCTGAGACATTTCAAGCGATGACGGGCTGGGCAGCCCAACAGTTGGACCAGAGGCATCGGGATTTCCTGGCGAGTTTTGCCGAGCGAGCGATCCTGACCATTGATGGCCTGGGAGATGTGCTTTTCTGTCATGGTTCCCCGCGCAGCGATGAAGAGGTTCTCACGGTGGCTACGTCCGACCAGCGATTGCAAGCAGCGTTGACAGAAGTCGAGCAGGCAGTGGTGGTTTGTGGACACACCCACATGCAATTTGATCGCCAGTTCGGTAAAGTCAGGATTGTGAACGCTGGAAGCGTGGGGATGCCCTACGGCGATCCAGGCGCCTACTGGCTGTGGCTTGGTCCACAGGTGATGCTGCGGCAGACACGCTACGACTTCGAGTTTGCCGCTCGCTTGATTCGCGCCACTGAGTATCCCCAGGCGCAGGAGTTTGCCGATCACAATGTCCTCCAGCCGCCGACAGCGGCTGAGGCGATAGAGGTGTTTGAGCGGATGGCGGCCTCATAG
- a CDS encoding class I SAM-dependent methyltransferase, translating into MTTSTYDDIAQWYDWWVGAHSMRDDPYFPAVEALMGEVSGQRICDLACGQGRVARHLADLGARVVGIDLSAKLLAIAHRQEESEPRGIEYIHADARSLDGETLGLFDGVVCFMALMDIPDLAPTLHSVAHLLQPGGWFVFAILHPCFHTAQSGELETPEGAVRTIGRYFEESYWRSDTRTGPPGKVGAYHRTLSTYINALADAGLHLQRLSEPRRAANVSDSPALSGGNRSVWGEVPAILVAACKKSGQGHNPL; encoded by the coding sequence ATGACCACGAGTACCTATGATGACATTGCCCAGTGGTACGACTGGTGGGTCGGCGCCCACTCCATGCGTGATGACCCCTACTTTCCCGCCGTCGAAGCGCTCATGGGAGAGGTCTCCGGGCAACGTATCTGCGACTTGGCTTGCGGCCAGGGCAGAGTGGCGCGGCATCTGGCTGACCTGGGCGCGCGTGTGGTTGGCATCGACCTCTCGGCAAAGCTGCTGGCGATTGCTCACCGCCAGGAGGAAAGCGAGCCGCGCGGAATCGAGTACATTCACGCCGACGCTCGCAGCCTCGACGGCGAGACGCTCGGCTTGTTTGATGGTGTCGTATGTTTTATGGCCTTGATGGACATTCCAGACCTGGCCCCAACCCTGCACAGTGTTGCGCATCTACTCCAGCCCGGCGGCTGGTTTGTCTTTGCCATCCTGCACCCCTGCTTCCACACCGCGCAGTCCGGGGAGTTGGAAACGCCAGAGGGCGCGGTGCGCACCATTGGCCGCTACTTCGAGGAGAGCTATTGGCGCTCCGACACGCGAACAGGGCCGCCGGGCAAAGTCGGCGCGTACCACCGAACACTCTCAACCTATATCAACGCTCTCGCGGATGCCGGGTTGCATTTGCAACGGCTGAGCGAGCCGCGCAGGGCTGCCAACGTCAGCGATTCGCCAGCCCTTTCAGGGGGAAACAGATCGGTGTGGGGAGAGGTTCCTGCCATCCTGGTCGCAGCGTGCAAGAAGTCAGGCCAGGGGCATAACCCACTCTAA
- a CDS encoding NAD-dependent epimerase/dehydratase family protein codes for MKLLLLGGTAFLGRHLVEAAQARGHEVTLFNRGQRNPALFPDLEKLRGNRDGDLAALQDRRWDAVIDTCGFVPRIVRASAELLADAVDHYTFISSISVYSDVSKPGVDESGLVGTLQDETAEEVTNEAYGPLKALCEQAAERAMPGRVLNIRPGLIVGPHDPTDRFTYWPHRIAQGGDVLAPGSPERLVQFIDARDLAEWTIRLVEARQTGVYNATGPDYPLTMGQVLEECKRQSGSDARFVWANEKRLLEAGASPWMEVPLWIPESDPESGGFSEINCAKAFSAGLTFRPLAETVRDTLAWDATRPADAERRAGIKPEREAHYLQACRD; via the coding sequence TTGAAACTCTTACTACTTGGCGGAACCGCCTTCCTGGGGCGGCATCTGGTCGAGGCCGCTCAGGCACGCGGCCATGAAGTTACCCTCTTCAATCGAGGGCAGCGCAATCCTGCCCTCTTCCCCGATCTGGAGAAGCTGCGCGGCAACCGCGACGGAGACCTGGCTGCTCTGCAAGACCGCCGCTGGGACGCAGTGATTGATACCTGCGGCTTTGTGCCACGCATCGTGCGCGCCTCGGCGGAACTGCTGGCCGATGCCGTCGATCACTATACCTTCATTTCCAGCATCTCGGTTTATTCTGATGTTAGCAAGCCGGGGGTAGATGAGAGCGGATTAGTCGGCACATTGCAGGATGAAACCGCCGAAGAGGTCACAAACGAAGCCTATGGACCGCTCAAAGCCCTGTGCGAACAGGCGGCAGAGCGAGCCATGCCTGGGCGGGTGCTGAACATTCGGCCAGGACTGATCGTCGGCCCGCATGACCCAACCGACCGCTTCACCTACTGGCCCCATCGCATCGCGCAGGGCGGCGATGTGCTGGCTCCAGGGAGTCCAGAGCGGCTGGTCCAATTCATTGACGCGCGCGACCTTGCCGAGTGGACCATTCGTCTGGTCGAAGCAAGGCAAACCGGCGTCTACAACGCCACCGGCCCCGACTATCCACTGACGATGGGGCAGGTGTTAGAGGAGTGCAAGCGCCAGAGCGGCAGCGACGCCCGTTTCGTATGGGCCAACGAGAAGCGTCTGCTTGAAGCTGGAGCATCTCCCTGGATGGAGGTGCCTTTGTGGATTCCCGAAAGCGATCCTGAGTCCGGCGGCTTTAGCGAGATCAACTGCGCCAAAGCCTTCTCGGCTGGTCTCACCTTCCGCCCGCTGGCCGAAACTGTGCGGGATACGCTCGCCTGGGACGCCACACGCCCTGCCGATGCAGAACGCCGCGCTGGCATCAAGCCGGAGCGCGAAGCGCACTACCTGCAAGCATGCCGGGACTAG
- a CDS encoding ATP-dependent Clp protease proteolytic subunit, producing MSAPFLTNVSNVYVPTVIEQSSRGERAYDIFSRLLRERIIMVNGPVEEGMASIIVAQLLFLASEDTNRDIRMYINSPGGVVTAGLAIYDTMRHIPAPIATTCVGMAASFGTILLMAGDKGKRYSLPHARIHLHQPLLQGGGITGQVTDIDIHAREMLHTRDVLNEIIMRHTGQSLERIQRDTERDFFLSPEQACEYGIIDEVLPLAEKGLEEALSH from the coding sequence ATGAGCGCCCCATTCCTGACTAACGTTTCCAACGTCTACGTACCAACCGTCATCGAGCAAAGTTCACGCGGCGAGCGCGCCTATGATATTTTCTCGCGGTTGCTGCGCGAGCGCATCATTATGGTCAACGGTCCGGTGGAAGAGGGGATGGCAAGCATCATCGTCGCCCAGCTTCTTTTCCTCGCCAGCGAAGACACCAACCGCGACATTCGCATGTATATCAACTCGCCGGGCGGCGTCGTTACGGCTGGCCTGGCAATCTACGACACTATGCGCCATATCCCGGCGCCCATCGCTACCACCTGTGTGGGTATGGCCGCCAGCTTTGGCACCATCCTGTTGATGGCGGGCGACAAAGGCAAGCGCTATTCCTTGCCACACGCGCGCATTCACCTGCACCAGCCACTCCTGCAAGGCGGAGGCATCACCGGCCAGGTCACGGATATTGATATTCACGCCCGCGAGATGCTGCATACCCGCGACGTGTTGAACGAAATCATTATGCGCCATACGGGCCAGTCCCTGGAGCGCATCCAGCGCGACACCGAACGCGACTTCTTCCTCAGCCCTGAGCAAGCTTGCGAGTATGGCATCATTGACGAAGTGTTACCTCTGGCAGAGAAAGGATTAGAGGAGGCATTGAGCCATTGA
- a CDS encoding helix-turn-helix transcriptional regulator: MANLQEMMGRVIRRERQDRRLTLKEIADKANLSVVYVGEVERGQKYPSAVVLEKLAEALDLSVADLLELVAEEIRAERQPAMTSAIGFALPDQPGQARRVVVKRIVNMLDEGAVASVADFSVFLLNRHNREM; this comes from the coding sequence ATGGCAAACTTGCAAGAAATGATGGGTCGGGTTATCCGGCGCGAGCGGCAAGATCGGCGTCTGACGCTGAAAGAGATTGCGGATAAGGCCAATCTTTCGGTGGTGTATGTGGGCGAGGTCGAGCGCGGGCAGAAGTATCCTTCTGCTGTGGTGCTGGAAAAGCTGGCCGAGGCGCTGGACCTGAGCGTGGCCGATCTATTGGAACTGGTGGCCGAAGAGATTCGCGCCGAGCGCCAGCCTGCGATGACCAGCGCGATTGGCTTTGCTCTGCCCGATCAACCGGGGCAGGCGCGGCGGGTGGTGGTGAAACGGATTGTGAATATGCTGGATGAGGGCGCAGTTGCCAGTGTCGCTGATTTTAGCGTGTTCCTGCTGAACCGGCACAATCGTGAGATGTAG
- a CDS encoding AarF/ABC1/UbiB kinase family protein, with amino-acid sequence MRVPVFNRANRAWRFYRVSRLLFTMIWIMYRERRRVLKARQRGDRETRPNTEALRRVAVSFRETALALGGLLIKLGQFLSARADLLPQVALNELILLQDEVTAVPFRYVADAIERTFGRPLNELYAYVEQKPTAAASLGQVHRAKLPGGEDVAVKVQRPQIYRLVKADLGALKFVIWVITRIKRDTIKFIDLWALYREFSRTVYEELDYVAEGRNAERFARLFADNPMVKVPKIYWDYTKRQVLTLEWIDGIKISNYPAIEAAGLNRKQIADRTISSYFKQILEEGFFHADPHPGNLFVQPGPSGPIIAFVDFGMMGSVSRSLKRGLRKCFLSVAGKDARGLIEGLDELGFIGPGADMGALEKAADLMLGQFYGRTMAEAREVDPGEVFSEADELLYNQPFRLPYQFIFFGRMMGILSGLATGLAPDFNFTEVALPYARAFMTSNNGASTASGIAGLLGVSREDIIPLVRSLVSLPRQTEQVMSRIERGELRLAVDMEPLQGSLRRVERSVNRLSYMVMFAFSLTGGVVLGVFNQPGPGWVCLGLAVASGLAAVLRRG; translated from the coding sequence GTGAGAGTACCTGTGTTTAACCGGGCCAACCGTGCCTGGCGTTTTTACCGTGTCTCCCGGCTGCTGTTTACGATGATCTGGATTATGTATCGTGAGCGGCGGCGCGTGCTGAAAGCCCGCCAGCGCGGGGACCGCGAGACGCGGCCCAACACCGAAGCGCTGCGCCGGGTCGCCGTTTCTTTTCGTGAAACCGCGCTGGCCCTGGGCGGGCTGCTTATCAAGCTGGGGCAGTTCTTGAGCGCGCGCGCCGATCTGCTGCCCCAGGTGGCGCTGAATGAACTCATACTGCTGCAAGACGAGGTGACAGCAGTACCCTTTCGCTACGTGGCGGATGCAATTGAGCGCACATTTGGGCGTCCCTTGAATGAACTCTATGCGTATGTGGAGCAGAAACCCACAGCAGCGGCTTCATTGGGTCAGGTTCATCGCGCCAAACTGCCCGGGGGGGAGGATGTGGCGGTGAAGGTACAGCGCCCACAGATCTACCGGCTGGTCAAGGCAGACCTGGGCGCGCTGAAGTTTGTGATCTGGGTGATTACGCGGATTAAGCGTGATACGATCAAGTTTATTGACCTGTGGGCGCTCTATCGGGAGTTCAGCCGAACGGTCTACGAAGAACTGGATTATGTGGCCGAAGGGCGAAATGCGGAGCGTTTTGCCCGGCTTTTTGCCGATAATCCAATGGTGAAGGTACCCAAAATCTATTGGGATTATACGAAGCGGCAGGTGCTGACGCTGGAATGGATTGATGGCATTAAGATCAGCAACTACCCTGCCATTGAAGCGGCAGGGCTGAACCGCAAGCAGATTGCCGATAGGACAATCAGCAGCTATTTTAAGCAGATTCTGGAGGAAGGATTCTTCCACGCGGACCCGCATCCTGGGAATCTGTTTGTGCAGCCAGGGCCAAGCGGGCCGATTATTGCGTTTGTGGATTTTGGGATGATGGGGTCGGTGAGCCGTTCGCTCAAGCGTGGGCTGCGCAAATGTTTTCTGTCGGTGGCTGGGAAAGACGCGCGCGGATTAATTGAGGGGCTGGATGAGTTAGGGTTTATCGGGCCTGGCGCGGATATGGGGGCGCTGGAGAAAGCTGCCGATTTGATGCTCGGCCAGTTCTATGGGCGCACGATGGCGGAGGCGCGAGAGGTTGACCCCGGCGAGGTCTTTAGCGAAGCGGATGAACTGCTCTATAATCAGCCGTTCCGCCTGCCCTATCAGTTTATCTTTTTCGGACGTATGATGGGTATCCTCTCTGGATTAGCGACGGGTCTGGCACCAGACTTTAATTTCACTGAGGTTGCGCTGCCCTATGCGCGTGCCTTTATGACGAGCAACAACGGCGCCAGTACCGCCAGCGGAATCGCGGGATTGCTGGGCGTCTCGCGTGAGGATATTATTCCGCTGGTGCGCTCACTTGTCAGCCTGCCCAGGCAGACGGAACAGGTGATGTCGCGGATAGAACGTGGCGAACTGCGCCTGGCAGTAGATATGGAACCGTTGCAGGGTTCGCTGCGGCGCGTGGAGCGCAGTGTGAACCGTCTGTCCTACATGGTGATGTTCGCTTTTTCATTGACTGGCGGGGTCGTATTGGGGGTCTTCAATCAACCGGGTCCAGGGTGGGTTTGTCTAGGACTGGCAGTGGCTTCGGGGCTGGCTGCTGTCTTGCGGAGGGGATAG
- a CDS encoding DUF2232 domain-containing protein: MFGVEQRESTQPKDETTRVVAPEPAPWVDALSLAEGGLLADVAVILELVRIFLPVAGIAFSLLVPMPFVLLMLRRGLKPTLLAVVVGAFLIGVITGPHYGWRMGVSGLVGLALGFAMEKRLRPVFVVIAGSLITSVAFYAFFWATIWLAAVPLSSLVAEGVNTIHAANGAAEFITSHLGLGGLWQEFSPALFALEGWVIAYWPLVVYGLILCASIGSVVVYYLIANGLMRLFGFEVRPFPSPRVDRFVRGLFRLASRLLGRLRFRRHRQLEPA, encoded by the coding sequence GTGTTTGGAGTTGAGCAGCGCGAATCTACGCAGCCAAAGGACGAAACAACCAGGGTGGTGGCGCCCGAACCAGCGCCCTGGGTAGACGCGCTGTCGCTGGCAGAAGGTGGGTTGCTGGCCGATGTGGCTGTGATTCTGGAATTGGTGCGTATCTTCTTGCCGGTAGCAGGTATCGCCTTTTCGCTGCTGGTTCCTATGCCTTTCGTACTCTTGATGCTGCGCCGGGGTCTGAAACCGACGCTGCTGGCGGTAGTGGTGGGCGCGTTTCTGATTGGGGTGATTACCGGGCCGCATTATGGCTGGCGCATGGGGGTGAGTGGGCTGGTGGGGCTGGCGCTGGGTTTTGCGATGGAGAAACGGCTGCGACCAGTGTTCGTTGTGATCGCTGGCAGCCTGATTACATCGGTGGCTTTCTATGCGTTTTTCTGGGCGACGATCTGGTTGGCGGCGGTTCCGCTCTCTAGCCTGGTGGCCGAGGGGGTCAATACCATCCACGCGGCAAACGGCGCGGCGGAGTTTATTACAAGCCATCTGGGCCTTGGCGGGTTGTGGCAAGAGTTCTCGCCAGCACTCTTTGCTCTTGAGGGTTGGGTGATTGCCTATTGGCCTCTGGTCGTCTATGGGCTAATATTGTGTGCGTCAATTGGGTCGGTAGTGGTGTATTATTTGATTGCCAACGGGTTGATGCGGCTCTTTGGTTTTGAGGTGCGGCCATTTCCGTCGCCGCGTGTAGATCGCTTCGTGCGCGGGCTTTTCAGGTTAGCGAGCCGACTCTTGGGTCGGCTGCGGTTCAGACGGCACAGACAATTGGAACCGGCGTGA
- a CDS encoding energy-coupling factor transporter ATPase yields MSASSDDAILVAEDVTYQYPTAAPGTPLALDHVSLRVRKGEFLALLGHNGSGKSTLARHFNALVLPQTGRVLVDGLDTRDPANKRRVREMVGMIFYNPDNQIVATVVEDDVAWALAARGWSRAEIEERVNEALVMVGLEEQRHLSPHRLSGGQKQRLAIAGVLALRPACILADEVTALLDPVARNDIQSLLRRLNREQGLTIVQVTHLLEEAALADRIVVLEGGRVALEGVPAEVFADLDRLQRLRLAIPDVIALANRLRVAGLPIPLDALTAEDVASALVDYR; encoded by the coding sequence ATGTCAGCATCATCTGACGACGCCATCCTGGTTGCGGAAGATGTAACCTATCAGTATCCAACGGCTGCGCCAGGCACACCGCTCGCGCTCGACCATGTAAGCTTACGGGTGCGCAAGGGCGAATTTCTGGCCCTGCTGGGGCATAATGGCAGCGGGAAATCTACGCTGGCGCGCCATTTTAACGCGCTGGTGCTGCCGCAGACGGGGCGTGTGCTGGTTGATGGATTGGATACACGCGATCCGGCCAACAAACGCCGGGTGCGCGAGATGGTGGGCATGATCTTCTATAATCCCGATAACCAGATCGTGGCGACTGTCGTCGAAGATGATGTTGCCTGGGCGCTGGCGGCGCGAGGCTGGTCGCGCGCCGAGATCGAGGAGCGTGTGAACGAGGCGCTGGTGATGGTTGGTCTGGAGGAACAGCGCCACCTTTCGCCCCATCGGCTTTCGGGTGGGCAAAAGCAGCGGCTGGCAATTGCCGGAGTGCTGGCGCTGCGTCCAGCCTGTATCCTGGCTGATGAGGTCACGGCCCTGTTGGACCCGGTTGCTCGTAACGATATTCAGAGCTTGCTGCGCCGTCTGAACCGCGAGCAGGGGCTGACGATTGTGCAGGTGACGCATCTGCTTGAGGAGGCCGCGCTGGCAGATCGAATCGTGGTCTTGGAAGGCGGGCGCGTGGCGCTGGAGGGCGTCCCAGCGGAGGTCTTTGCTGATCTGGATCGCTTACAAAGGCTGCGCCTGGCGATTCCTGATGTAATTGCGCTGGCGAATCGTTTGCGCGTGGCCGGGTTGCCTATTCCACTGGATGCGCTGACGGCTGAAGATGTTGCCAGTGCGCTGGTGGATTATCGCTGA
- a CDS encoding type II CAAX endopeptidase family protein, which yields MKEHWDALSREEEPLFNAANYQPGGPQPVPAPDADLPTWTFRDTMVGALLTLVPLLALNSLALLQSSAQPATNQPLSPSVDIIDALLTFILQALLEGAFLIAPLWFAVFKPRRLARQHGLAVPELREGLSALGFRSFRLWQGIGALALGVLVIVVAGNLYALIAQALHITVQTNVDELLARANNAPWTTLAIIIGAVIVAPFCEEIFFRGYFFQGLRLRLSVWLAVVLSAVIFGLTHGDPGSLVLLVVIGLLLAIFRWRTRSLWPGMALHMVNNFLGALIIFQALHF from the coding sequence ATGAAAGAACATTGGGATGCTCTTTCTCGTGAGGAAGAGCCTTTATTCAACGCCGCAAACTATCAGCCCGGCGGGCCACAACCAGTTCCCGCGCCAGACGCGGACCTGCCAACCTGGACGTTCCGAGATACGATGGTTGGCGCCCTGCTCACCCTCGTTCCCCTGCTTGCGCTGAACTCGCTGGCCCTGCTCCAATCATCAGCACAACCTGCCACAAATCAGCCACTCTCCCCCAGCGTGGACATCATTGACGCGCTTTTGACCTTTATCTTGCAGGCGCTGCTGGAAGGAGCTTTTTTGATCGCGCCCCTCTGGTTTGCCGTCTTCAAGCCGCGTCGCCTGGCACGCCAGCACGGCTTGGCAGTACCAGAACTCCGTGAAGGGCTGAGCGCCTTGGGGTTTCGCTCCTTCCGTCTCTGGCAGGGTATAGGCGCTCTTGCGCTCGGCGTGCTGGTCATTGTAGTGGCCGGTAATCTCTACGCGCTGATTGCTCAGGCGCTGCATATCACCGTCCAGACCAACGTTGACGAACTGCTGGCGCGGGCGAATAACGCGCCCTGGACAACCCTGGCAATTATCATTGGCGCCGTCATTGTCGCCCCATTCTGCGAGGAAATCTTCTTTCGTGGCTATTTCTTCCAGGGGCTACGCCTGCGCCTTTCGGTCTGGCTTGCTGTGGTCCTCAGCGCAGTCATTTTTGGCCTGACGCATGGCGATCCCGGTTCGCTCGTACTGCTCGTCGTGATCGGTCTGCTGCTGGCGATCTTCCGCTGGCGCACGCGCTCGCTCTGGCCGGGCATGGCTCTGCACATGGTCAACAATTTTCTGGGCGCGCTGATTATCTTTCAGGCGCTGCACTTCTGA
- the ndk gene encoding nucleoside-diphosphate kinase: MERTLIIVKPDGVQRGLIGEVLGRFERRGLKLVGLKLMRISRDLAERHYSVHQGKPFYAGLVNYITSGPVVVGVLEGPRAVAVTRATVGATNPAEAAPGTIRGDLSIEIGFNLIHASDAPDTGVREVALFFQENELTSYTRDMDHWIHE, from the coding sequence ATGGAACGGACGTTAATTATTGTCAAGCCCGATGGCGTGCAGCGCGGTCTGATTGGTGAGGTGCTAGGCCGGTTCGAGCGTCGTGGGCTGAAATTGGTGGGCCTAAAACTAATGCGCATCTCGCGTGATCTCGCCGAGCGACACTACAGCGTGCATCAGGGCAAACCATTTTATGCCGGACTGGTTAATTACATTACTTCTGGCCCGGTGGTGGTGGGCGTACTGGAAGGGCCACGCGCCGTTGCCGTCACCCGCGCTACCGTTGGCGCTACCAACCCCGCTGAAGCGGCTCCTGGCACCATTCGGGGCGATCTGAGCATCGAGATCGGCTTCAACCTCATCCACGCCTCCGACGCTCCCGATACGGGAGTACGTGAAGTGGCGCTCTTCTTCCAGGAGAACGAACTCACCTCCTACACACGAGACATGGACCACTGGATTCATGAATAG
- a CDS encoding roadblock/LC7 domain-containing protein, translating to METILQRIAEVEGVIQAILVGKDGLVVAGSADGSEDEEVLGAMAAACFSAITHYSQEIGTGEMRQALIQSAHGALHLTEIEDLILVVSTTPQVNLGRIRLEMTRAGQRLAERVGAY from the coding sequence ATGGAAACAATATTGCAGCGTATCGCAGAGGTCGAGGGCGTAATCCAGGCTATTCTCGTGGGCAAAGATGGGCTGGTCGTCGCCGGATCAGCGGATGGCAGCGAAGATGAGGAGGTACTTGGAGCAATGGCTGCAGCCTGCTTCAGCGCGATTACGCATTATAGCCAGGAGATTGGAACAGGCGAGATGCGCCAGGCCCTGATCCAATCAGCGCATGGCGCTCTGCACCTGACCGAGATAGAAGACCTGATCCTGGTGGTCAGTACGACGCCCCAGGTGAATCTGGGCCGCATTCGACTCGAAATGACACGCGCAGGTCAGCGTCTGGCCGAGCGTGTTGGCGCATACTAA